In one window of Bacteroidota bacterium DNA:
- a CDS encoding FAD-dependent oxidoreductase, which translates to MKYTDVLIIGGSAAGAAAASTAKSQNPDKKVSLVRKEKHVMVPCGIPYIFGSLDDSSKNIMPDMGLEKAGVDIVVDEVVSIDENEKNCQLKSGEVVFFDKLIIATGSKPRVPNWLEGKELDNVYYIYKNKVYLDKFNKKLKDLNKIVVIGGGFIGVEMSDELKKAGKDVTLVEMQKTILSLAFDEHVALEVEKIVKEEGINLITGNGIKKIIGNDGKVSAVELQNGEILEADAVILSTGYAPNTELAESINLRLNRKGFIKVDEYMRTEIADIFAVGDCAEKIDFFTRKSSGAMLASIATAEARVASMNLYKLSTLKTISGTITIFATSMNGKGFGSAGLTESQAVAEGFNVVTGTFEGADKHPGTLPGTSKQLIKLIVSRETGIILGGEVIGGMSAGELTNIIGFIIQNRMTLNALLTAQIGTHPLLTGSPVKYSLIKAAEEVVRNMNSLR; encoded by the coding sequence ATGAAGTACACAGATGTATTAATAATAGGAGGAAGTGCAGCCGGAGCAGCGGCAGCATCGACTGCAAAAAGCCAAAACCCTGATAAAAAGGTTTCTTTGGTAAGAAAAGAAAAGCATGTAATGGTTCCTTGTGGAATTCCATATATTTTTGGATCTCTTGATGACAGTTCAAAAAATATTATGCCTGATATGGGGCTTGAAAAAGCCGGAGTTGATATTGTAGTTGATGAAGTTGTTTCGATAGATGAAAATGAGAAAAACTGTCAGCTAAAATCGGGGGAAGTTGTATTTTTTGATAAGCTTATTATTGCAACCGGTTCAAAACCAAGAGTACCAAATTGGCTTGAAGGTAAAGAACTTGATAATGTATATTATATATATAAGAACAAGGTTTATCTTGATAAGTTTAATAAGAAGCTGAAAGATCTTAATAAAATAGTAGTTATCGGTGGTGGTTTTATCGGTGTAGAAATGTCTGACGAGTTGAAAAAAGCCGGAAAGGATGTTACACTGGTAGAGATGCAAAAAACAATTTTATCTCTCGCTTTTGATGAGCATGTTGCTTTAGAGGTAGAGAAAATTGTAAAAGAGGAAGGGATTAACCTTATTACAGGTAACGGAATCAAGAAAATTATTGGTAATGACGGAAAAGTATCGGCAGTTGAACTGCAAAACGGGGAGATACTTGAAGCCGATGCAGTAATTTTATCTACCGGATATGCACCGAATACAGAACTTGCAGAATCTATAAATCTAAGATTAAACCGTAAAGGATTTATTAAAGTAGACGAATACATGCGTACGGAAATAGCCGATATTTTTGCCGTAGGAGATTGTGCCGAAAAAATAGATTTCTTTACCAGAAAAAGCTCAGGTGCAATGCTTGCATCTATTGCAACGGCTGAAGCAAGAGTTGCTTCGATGAACCTCTATAAGTTATCTACGTTAAAAACAATAAGTGGAACAATAACGATTTTTGCAACATCGATGAATGGTAAAGGTTTTGGTTCTGCAGGTTTGACAGAGTCTCAGGCTGTAGCCGAAGGATTTAATGTTGTTACAGGTACTTTTGAGGGGGCTGACAAACACCCGGGAACTTTACCGGGAACATCAAAGCAGCTTATTAAACTGATTGTTTCGAGAGAAACCGGTATTATTCTCGGAGGAGAGGTAATAGGTGGAATGAGCGCCGGAGAACTTACAAATATTATCGGTTTCATTATTCAAAACCGTATGACATTAAATGCTCTGCTTACAGCACAAATTGGAACACATCCGTTATTGACGGGGTCGCCTGTTAAATATTCACTTATTAAAGCAGCCGAGGAAGTTGTTAGAAATATGAATTCTTTGAGGTAA
- a CDS encoding AAA family ATPase, with translation MSDVEVVKSLVEKFDLLKKEINKVIVGQDEAVEHILISILSGGHSLLVGVPGLAKTLLINTLARAIGLDFNRIQFTPDLMPSDIIGTEILDENRAFKFIKGPVFANVILADEINRTPPKTQAALLEAMQEKSVTASGTHFELDEPFFVLATQNPIEQEGTYPLPEAQLDRFMFSIFLDYPSYEEEIEIVKRTTTNPDFEIKTVISKEEILIFQNIIRKVPVVDNVIEYAVSLVSKTRPNTELSPEIVNKYLDWGAGPRASQNIILGAKVHSVLNGKYSPDIEDVKKVAPGILRHRIVRNYKAEAEGVTENTIIENLL, from the coding sequence ATGTCTGACGTAGAAGTAGTAAAAAGTTTAGTTGAAAAGTTTGATCTTCTTAAAAAAGAGATAAATAAGGTTATTGTCGGTCAGGATGAAGCTGTAGAACATATTTTAATATCTATTCTTTCGGGGGGACATTCGTTATTGGTAGGTGTACCGGGATTGGCAAAAACACTCCTGATAAATACATTAGCAAGGGCTATCGGTTTAGATTTTAACAGAATACAGTTTACTCCCGATTTGATGCCTTCAGATATCATTGGTACGGAAATTTTGGATGAGAATAGAGCTTTTAAGTTTATAAAAGGTCCGGTATTCGCCAATGTGATTTTAGCGGATGAGATTAACAGAACACCTCCTAAAACTCAGGCTGCTTTACTCGAGGCTATGCAGGAGAAGAGTGTTACTGCATCGGGAACACATTTCGAACTCGACGAACCTTTTTTCGTTCTGGCTACCCAAAATCCTATAGAACAGGAGGGAACCTATCCTCTTCCCGAAGCGCAGTTAGACAGGTTTATGTTTTCTATATTTCTTGATTATCCGAGTTATGAAGAGGAAATTGAAATAGTAAAACGTACAACTACAAATCCTGATTTTGAAATTAAGACTGTAATTTCTAAGGAAGAAATATTAATATTTCAAAATATTATCAGAAAAGTTCCTGTAGTGGATAATGTTATAGAGTATGCAGTAAGTTTAGTTTCCAAAACCCGCCCTAATACGGAACTCTCTCCCGAAATTGTAAATAAATATTTAGACTGGGGAGCAGGTCCGAGAGCATCCCAAAATATTATTCTGGGAGCAAAGGTTCATTCTGTTTTAAATGGCAAATATTCACCGGATATAGAAGATGTAAAAAAGGTTGCTCCCGGAATATTAAGGCATCGGATTGTGAGAAACTATAAGGCGGAAGCAGAAGGAGTTACAGAAAATACTATTATAGAAAACCTGTTGTAA
- a CDS encoding peptidylprolyl isomerase has translation MHIKRVIILFIGILISNVSVSQEKHVIDGVAAVIGKNVILNSDIQKGIMQYKAQGVSVESGMECQILEDLMIEKLLIHQAVIDSVEVSDDEVLGSVEQRMQMLIGRVGSMKELEKFYNKTEDELRDEMFDILKDQLLAQRMQQEIIMDVDITPEEVRTFFNSIPAAELPEFGTEVVMAHIVKKPILSKETKDETIKKLNDIRTDILDNGSSFKTKAILYSEDPGSSGKGGAYYGVRKGQFVKPFEENAFNLQEGEISEPFETEFGFHIVQLLKRKGEELDLRHILIKPVVKAEDLEETQISLDSVRAKVVREEISFSEAAKEFSDDETTKFNDGVMINPRTQEGHFELNHLEREIYFRVEGLKIGEISEVIYQETEKGDKEFSIIKLLDRIAPHTADFSKDYQKIKQMALAEKKNRISEEWIASHLAKAYIRIGEKYDTCSFKNAWKENQHQ, from the coding sequence ATGCATATCAAACGAGTAATAATATTATTTATCGGGATACTAATAAGTAATGTTTCTGTTTCACAGGAGAAACATGTGATTGATGGAGTAGCAGCAGTAATTGGGAAAAATGTAATATTGAATTCTGATATTCAGAAAGGAATAATGCAGTATAAGGCCCAGGGAGTAAGTGTTGAATCTGGAATGGAATGTCAGATATTGGAGGATTTGATGATTGAGAAGTTGTTGATTCATCAGGCTGTAATCGACTCTGTAGAAGTCTCAGACGATGAAGTGTTGGGTAGCGTGGAGCAACGTATGCAGATGCTTATTGGACGAGTTGGATCGATGAAGGAGTTGGAAAAATTTTACAATAAAACAGAGGATGAACTTAGAGATGAAATGTTTGATATATTGAAAGATCAACTTTTGGCTCAAAGAATGCAGCAGGAGATAATTATGGATGTAGATATTACTCCTGAAGAGGTTAGAACATTTTTTAATAGTATTCCTGCCGCTGAGCTACCCGAATTTGGCACAGAGGTGGTAATGGCTCATATTGTTAAAAAACCGATATTGAGTAAAGAAACAAAGGATGAGACTATTAAAAAGCTAAATGATATCAGAACAGATATCTTAGATAATGGTTCAAGTTTTAAAACTAAAGCTATTTTGTATTCAGAAGATCCTGGTTCTTCAGGTAAAGGAGGAGCGTATTATGGCGTTAGAAAAGGTCAGTTTGTAAAACCTTTTGAAGAAAATGCTTTTAACCTTCAGGAAGGTGAAATTTCTGAACCTTTTGAAACAGAATTTGGTTTTCATATTGTTCAGCTTTTAAAGAGAAAAGGTGAGGAATTGGATTTAAGACATATTCTTATTAAACCGGTTGTAAAAGCTGAGGACCTTGAAGAAACTCAAATATCACTAGACTCTGTTAGGGCAAAAGTTGTTCGTGAAGAAATTAGTTTTTCTGAAGCTGCCAAAGAGTTTTCAGACGATGAAACAACTAAGTTTAATGATGGGGTAATGATTAACCCAAGAACTCAGGAAGGACATTTTGAATTAAACCATCTGGAGCGTGAGATTTATTTTAGAGTTGAAGGATTGAAAATAGGGGAAATAAGTGAGGTTATTTATCAGGAAACGGAAAAGGGAGATAAAGAATTCTCTATTATTAAGTTATTAGACCGAATTGCTCCTCATACAGCCGATTTCTCTAAGGATTATCAAAAAATAAAACAAATGGCTTTAGCAGAGAAGAAAAATAGAATCTCTGAAGAATGGATAGCAAGTCATTTGGCTAAAGCTTATATAAGAATTGGTGAAAAGTATGATACATGTAGCTTTAAGAATGCGTGGAAAGAAAATCAGCACCAATAG